The following coding sequences are from one Candidatus Borreliella tachyglossi window:
- a CDS encoding MBL fold metallo-hydrolase, with the protein MLGIFLGTGSFNGVPQLNCSCRVCSSNLDRNKRLRSSFFLNVSGLNVVIDTGPDIRTQLLRENISKIDLVLYTHEHSDHFMGLDDLRPYTNTSPLNIYARESSLQQIKNAFPQNFSSELPLYAKTNLIPNLARDLEKIIFKDLEIIPIPLLHSQSINSIGYRINNLAYLTDVKSIPDTSYEYLKGLDTLVIDASSIEPNPVHLNFDEATCEVEKIKPKVTYFTHLSHDIIYEEFDHLAKDNIYLAYDGLKINI; encoded by the coding sequence ATGTTGGGAATCTTTTTAGGAACTGGTTCATTTAATGGCGTTCCTCAGCTAAATTGCAGTTGTAGAGTATGCAGTTCAAACTTAGACAGGAATAAAAGACTTAGAAGTTCATTTTTTCTAAATGTGTCTGGGTTGAATGTGGTAATTGACACGGGTCCTGATATTCGAACTCAACTTTTAAGAGAAAATATTTCAAAGATTGACTTAGTGCTTTATACACATGAACATTCTGATCATTTTATGGGCTTAGACGACCTTAGGCCTTACACCAACACCTCTCCATTAAACATTTATGCACGGGAGAGCTCTCTACAACAAATTAAGAATGCTTTTCCGCAGAATTTCTCATCAGAATTACCTCTTTATGCCAAAACCAATCTTATTCCTAATTTGGCACGAGACTTAGAGAAAATTATTTTCAAAGATTTAGAAATAATACCCATTCCTTTACTTCATTCTCAAAGCATAAATAGTATAGGATATAGAATAAATAATCTGGCATATCTTACTGACGTTAAGTCTATTCCTGATACTTCATACGAATACTTAAAGGGATTAGATACACTCGTAATAGATGCTTCAAGCATAGAACCTAATCCTGTGCATCTAAATTTCGATGAGGCTACTTGTGAGGTTGAAAAAATAAAACCTAAGGTTACTTATTTTACTCATCTTTCACATGACATCATCTATGAAGAATTTGACCATTTAGCTAAAGATAATATCTATTTGGCTTATGATGGTCTAAAGATTAATATTTAA